From one Solanum lycopersicum chromosome 12, SLM_r2.1 genomic stretch:
- the LOC101255180 gene encoding uncharacterized oxidoreductase At4g09670 has product MADSTIRIGIVGCAEIARKVSRAILLSQTATLYAVGSRTIEKAQKFAADNGFPATAKVYGSYEEVVDDPNVDAVYLPLPTSLHMKWAVLAAQKKKHLLLEKPVGLNVEEVDVILAACEANGVQFMDGTMWMHHPRTAKMREFLSDAKLFGELKSVNTCFTFTADQYFLENDIRVKPDLDGLGALGDVGWYCIRGILWAADYELPKSVIATRNPVFNKAGVIISCGASLLWEDGKVGTFHCSFLSNLTMDITAVGTKGTLHLHDFIIPFEEKKASFTSAVESGFKELVTGWEPKPSEHTVTTDIPQEALMVREFSKLVRSIKNEGAKPEKKWPTLSRKTTLVIDAVKASIEKGFEAVEIVS; this is encoded by the exons ATGGCAGATTCCACCATACGAATCGGAATTGTAGGCTGTGCTGAAATTGCACGTAAAGTATCACGGGCTATACTCCTTTCACAAACCGCTACTCTCTACGCCGTCGGCAGTCGTACAATCGAAAAAGCCCAAAAATTCGCCGCCGACAATGGTTTTCCGGCGACGGCGAAAGTGTACGGTAGCTATGAAGAAGTTGTCGACGATCCAAATGTTGATGCGGTTTATCTGCCGTTACCGACAAGTCTTCATATGAAATGGGCTGTGCTTGCTGCACAGAAGAAGAAGCATTTGTTGCTGGAGAAGCCTGTAGGGTTGAATGTTGAAGAAGTGGATGTGATTTTGGCGGCGTGTGAAGCTAATGGAGTGCAGTTTATGGATGGTACTATGTGGATGCATCATCCGAGGACGGCGAAGATGAGAGAATTTCTTTCCGATGCAAAGCTATTTGGGGAACTCAAATCG GTAAACACTTGTTTCACCTTTACTGCTGATCAATACTTCCTCGAAAATGACATTCGTGTAAAACCAGATCTTGATGGTCTTGGTGCTCTTGGTGACGTTGGGTGGTACTGCATTAGAGGAATTTTGTGGGCTGCAGATTACGAGCTTCCCAAATCAGTAATTGCTACGCGAAACCCTGTGTTCAACAAGGCAGGAGTGATTATATCATGTGGTGCTTCTTTATTGTGGGAAGACGGTAAGGTGGGAACTTTTCATTGCTCTTTCCTATCCAACTTGACAATGGATATAACCGCTGTTGGAACAAAAGGCACGTTACACCTTCACGACTTCATCATCCCTTTCGAGGAGAAGAAAGCTTCATTTACCTCAGCAGTTGAATCTGGATTCAAAGAACTCGTAACAGGATGGGAGCCAAAACCAAGCGAGCACACGGTCACAACAGACATTCCCCAAGAAGCTCTCATGGTTAGGGAATTCTCTAAGCTGGTTCGAAGTATCAAAAATGAAGGCGCGAAACCTGAGAAGAAATGGCCAACTCTTAGCAGGAAGACAACTCTGGTTATAGATGCTGTCAAGGCATCGATCGAAAAAGGTTTTGAAGCAGTTGAGATTGTAAGTTAA